In Zingiber officinale cultivar Zhangliang chromosome 1A, Zo_v1.1, whole genome shotgun sequence, the DNA window caagcCTAAATTAAtctacacataaacaactaattatAACCTTTAATTTAAAACATGATCTACCACATGTTCTAAACTAAATTCAATTCTAACATAATTCAacacataaccctaattcaaatctatcATCACAAGATTCCAACCAACACATAatctacaacatgtatcaactatctaaaataatcaaattacacTTAACCTGATTCATCTAGAACATGTATCAATTactcctacacatacctcaattaaGTTACTGGAAAGCAAGGTGATTTGCTGGACCAGACAAGAATCCTTCAATTAACAACCACTGTTGATTGGGGAAACCAGGAGAGCTACTGGTTGGGGTGCTGCCGGACCAAAAACAAGCAACCCTCTGGAATGTCGATCACCACCAAAAATCCAGCACGGGTAAACACAGTCCAACTTCAATGAAACTGAGCTCCAATCTCCTCTTGTGATAGAGGATGAACTTGTGTGGCGCAACAATTCGGAGAAGAGATCAACTAGTAAGACTCCAGGTGTGGGGTGTCAGCGCTGCTCCGTGCTGCGGCGATCTAGGGTAGAGCcatgaggaggaaggaggaataGGATCGACGAATCAAAACTAGGGCTTGAATCCTTTCTTGGCCGAAGACCCAAACTTGTGCAGAGGTGACGCCTCGTCGAGCTAGGGCACGGATCAGCGGTGTCAATTCGTCGGGTGGAGGAGACGAAGGGATCGGGAGAAGGCTCGGCCGGTGGTGGCTTAAGCATCGCCGACGCTTGGGGCAGGGacagagagaagagaggaagatgaGGAGGCTTCGGCAACGAAGAGGAAGAGACGAGGGGAGAAGAGGATCGGGCttggggaagaagaaggagaagagaagaggagtcgAGCACGACGTCGGGtgagggaaaaagaaaaataaacggaaataaaaaggaaaagaaaataaaaattcaacttttcctcgtttaaatggggtagcctaaacaggctttcccgtgaCCGAATAATTGTCCCCGTTAAAatcatcatacgagctccgaaaaattcccgaaaaatttctgaaagttctagaaaattcccttatggttattcgccctttttcagtattttacaatgAGCTTCACGTCTGACTAGACGCTCGGCTAATGAAATAgtgaaagagggacttcagtgcagAGCAGAACTAGATCATCCGAGTGGAGATAGAAAAACTGATGGAAACTGGTCACATCTGCGAGGTTCAATTTCTGAGCTGGCTCGCCAACGTCGTGCTGGTTTCTAAATCTGGCAACAAGTGGCGAGTTTATATCGACTTCCATGATCTGAACAAGgcctgcccaaaggacttctatccatTGCCTTGGATGGACCAAATGGTGGATTCCACGGTGggttgcgagctgatctgcatgctcgacgcataccaaggttaccatcaagtgccgctcacccATGAGGATCAAGAGAGGGTTAGCTTTATCACTGCCAATGGGACTTACTGCTACAATATCATACCATttggattgaagaatgtcggcgCCACCTGCCAGagactgatgaacaaggtgttccgacggTAGATCAGTTACAACAtgaaggtatatgtcgatgacatattaataaaatctctccGAGCCATTGACCTTTGCATAGATATTAAAGAAACTTATCGAACCCTGAGGGAATATGGAATAAGGTTGAATCCGAACAAGTGCCAATTCAGTGCAAGAAGTGGCTTCTTCTTGGGATATATCATCACCGAACAGGGAATCAAGGAGAACCCAAGCAAGGTGAAGGTGTTGTAGGACATGCCCCCACCCTacaacttgaaggaggcccaacagCTGACCGGACAAATCACTGCATTATCAAGGTTCATTTTCAAATCATTCGACCAGAGTCACTCGTTCTTCAAGGTGCTACGTTGAGCGACGAAGTTCCAGTGGGACGCGGAGTGTGACAAGGCACTGGAAGAACTTAAAGAGTACCTTCCCTCCCTACTTGTACTGGAGAATTCCAATACCGGTGAGCCGCTCTGGATTTACCGGTTCTTAATAGAGTATGTGGTTGGCTCAGCGTTGGTAAGACGGAAGGGCCCTGAGCAACAACCTATATGTtttctaagtcatatattaaaagatacaGAATCCTACTACATCAGTCTCGAAAAATTAGCCTCCGCATTggtactcgccgctcggagacttcgttcGTACTTTATCTTACATCCAATTGTGGTGATGACCAACAGCACACTGGGAAGAGTTCTCCTTAACCAAGAAGTGTCCGGACGACTGATCAAATGGACTACCGAGttgagtgaattcgacattcagtatcaacctcgAACGATGATCAAAGCCCAGACCTTATCTGATTTTATTACCGAGGTCCAAAACACCGAGCCAGATGcgacatggaaaatatatgtagatggttcATCTACTTGGCAAGGTAGCGGGATTGGCGTTCTCTTGATCTTGCCACGGGAAGACAAGATGCAGTTGTCCGTATGGTTGGATTATCATTCTACAAATAATGAAGCCGAGAATGAAGCCTTAATAGCGGGATTACATGCGGCTCGCGTTGTAGGAGCCATAAGAGTCCTCATCCACTCAGATTCTCAGTTGAGCGGCGGCTATAAAACCTAAGCCTACGACAAATAAAATCAATCGACGACTATACAAGTTGAGAATACAGCTGATAAGAAGTTAAGCTGCGGCTAGAAGCAGCAGTTTTGTGCTAAAATATGGTCGTTCGGCCACGTTGAAGTGATCACTCGATATCTCAGCGACCAGTTACATTGACGATCGGGATGGCGGGGAATCATACTTAGAACATTTTCGCAAATGCTAAGTGGTACATAGCCCCACTTGAGCCGAACGATGATGCATTCATTAACACTTGCAAAATCTGATAGAAAGAAGAAGCGTTGGACGAGCATTCATTCATTAATACTCAGAAAATTTTATACGTAACATCTAGAGGGAGTACAAAATGAGACCTACGAAGTAGAGAGGGGAGGTCACTCGAGATAATCTAGCATGTCGTCTGGCAGCGACTCGGTCAACTTCTCCCGATTGATGATCTTGTTAGTAACTGTGGTAGGGAGATAGACACCGACCTTTAGCTGGTTGAGGGTCCCATCTATGCTAAAATTGAAAAGACGGAGCGTCCGATCAGTGAGCTGGTCGTTGAAGGGGTTCGACCGGAGATAGTCATGCTTGAAGACTTCAAATCGATGAGGCTCTACATCTTGATAAATTTGGAAGGCCGATCGGGATGCCTCCAACTCGGTCCTCAGAGAGGCTTGCTCGTCATCCTTAGCAGTGAGCTAGACCTACATTGTAGCTTGCTCAGTCGattggctctcccgctcggcactCAGGGCTGCCTCAGCCTCCTTCAAATTCTGAGCCAAGATCCAAGCCTCTTTGTTCTTAATATCCAGGTCCTCAATGACTTGGAGCTTTCGGGTGTTGGCGGAATTGATCTCCACCTCAAAGGAGCTGACCTGCTTATTGAACCTCTCACGTTGCGATGCCTGCTCGGCGCTCCTACTCCTCTCCACTTGTAGCAGCTCGAAGTTCTTCTGCAGAATGACCTTTAACTGAGCCGCCTTGGCAATCAACTGTTCAAATTGAGCATGGGAGGCCTTAGAGATGCCATTCGGGGAGCAAAGTTGCTGGATCTCGTGTTCCAAAAAAGCTAGCCTTTGGCAAATGGCCAGGCTCTCGACCCAAAACTACAGTGACAATAAGTTAGTAAGTGTCAAGCAGGAATTCCCAAGTAAATCTAAAAGTAATATATATACCCCAATGACCATCTGAGTATGACTATCTGTAAGCTCCCCTAGGGAGATGACCACCGCGCGGGCCCTAGCATTGTCCCACACCTGTGTCAGCAGCCCTTGTATCCGAATTTGATGCTCGGGGGAACGAGCCTCGACCTCGTCTGGGTGGCACCACTCATCAATGGGTAAGTAGATGATGGCTATTATATGCCTCTAGCCGCTTGGACCAGAGGGCTCAGAAGTCACTTTGCCTGTGGACTTGGGCATCGGGGATTGCCGAATGATGGATACTTGTGCTGCCGGCGAGGAGTGTGGTGGCATGTATGTGATTGGCGGTGCACAGATAGTTCCTGACGACAGCTCGGACATCGAAGGTATCCGATCGAATGATAGAGAAGTATGGAGGGCGGCGGCTCCTTGCTTGGAAAGGGCGGGCGATGACGTCTCATCCTGCTCACAGGAAGGGCACGAACTGGTACGAATGGGGGTGTGCAAGGCAGAAGTGGCTGAGCTGGAGGAAGCTTCCCCGTTGTGCCTCTTACATCGTATCAAAGGTTCGTTGGAGGTAGTCGACTCTGAGGGCACCGCGATCGGCAACATGGCAGGCCGTTTGGGAGGCAGGTCAATTGTAGTAGTCGCGGCTCCACTAGCTGCTGCTTGACTCGCTCCACCCTCGCTGGCCAACGTGTGCCCCTCCAGCCTAGCTGAGCAAATCGTCGGAGTGGGTGAACGGCTGTAGGTCACTACTCTCCAGCTCGACCACACCCGTAGCATTGATTTCGGCGTCCGCAAGCCTGCTCTTGCCGCACATACATGCCCTTAACATGATTTGGGCTGCACAAAGgaagaaaaattaattagattcaaagatcaggagaagaaagagcatacctaggctggacggcAGCCGCGTGCGGATCGGGCTCAGTCTGAACACATATAGGATGCCCTCCAACAGCAGCCAGTGGATGTGAAACTTCTAACAGACCAAACTGGAGGTTGCTTGGAGATAGTCCAATCAGCTTCGGTATCTCCCGAGCGATTGAGGCTGCATCACTTCCATTTGCTAGTCGAACGGGAAAGCGAACGAAAAAATTATGCTCTCTCACTTATTGGAGGAAGACATGTTATCAAAAAAGATGAAGCCGATTCGGGCTTAGAACAAAAAAGTCCCCGGCTCGGacaatttaggataataaaagtaatggaagacCCGAGGCACTAAAAGGATTTCATGCAGACGAAATAACACGACAACCCCGCACAATAACCTAAACGAGTTCAACACTAATTGATGTAGGGAGATGTGGAAATATTTATAGATGGTAGAAACGAAAGAATGAAAGGAAaatcaaagattgacacaaaattggtCCTTAAATAAGGGCTGGAAGCTAGCTGGAGGCTCATGGGGCCGATCATAGGCGGAGGGAATGACTATTTGATAGTCAGAGGCGAAATGGTAGGTAGATTTCATTTGGTCTATCTCGTCCCTATTAAATTTGGACTTGGTGGAAGTGTACCAAAGCCCAGGGACGAACACAGGAGGTTGCGAAGAATCGACCATCGAAAACAAAGAAATCGAAAAGAAATAACGCATGGATTCaacaaaggaaagaaagaagaacCTTACTGAGAAAGGTCATCAGCGAAGATGAGGAGGAGAAGCGTCACAGAGTGTGCTAAAAAACGAAAACAAAAGCGTAAGGCAATGTGAAGGAGACGACAAGCAAATgagggtttataaacctcgcgggCGATCGTTCTGAGCCGTCTGATCAAGGTTTGCGCAAAATCAGGATAAGATATGACCGTAGAATTTGAAAAGGTGTCTGTCACATCATCTGAGGATATTTACCTGTCACCTCGAGCGTGCAGCGGTAGTGAGTGGGGCACGTGGCAACCAACTACGGGAAAGCATTAATGAGACTTAATTAGCAAGCATGGGCAGCGTGCTCGgccataataatcaaatatttccACGGTCTTTTAGAAATTGAGATGACATCAACCACTATCATTGGGCGCTCATTCGAGAAAGCGTAGAAAAATTCGCTAAGTGTTGTCATCAACCATCCCGATCGGCATAAATACTTGACTATGATATAGCCGAGTAGCCGATCCACCACTAGCCTTATGAGGTATGATCCAAGCAACAGCTACACACCCAGGTCAGCAAAATGAAGTCAAATGCGGAAGATTATGTGATCCTATTAGAAGCATCAGAACATAGAAGGTCTGATCGGATGTGGAGGTCACTAAAGACGCTACTttccagtcagttggacttgcagcctccttcgactagacttgaggggaagacttgtgatatGGTGATAATGGGGGGCTAACTAAGTGCAGGTCAAAGGACGGAGATAGTGGTcgacatggaggtcaaagtcaaggaggtcaacgCCAGAGAACCAACGAGCTCACCAAAGGGGGGCCGAGCGGAGCTCTCATACAGTGGTTGATCGGGCATGAACTGCCCGACCGACAAATGGCTGGTCCAAATAGAACATCCGTATAGCCAAGATCATCATGCGCTCATCATAGAGCAGAGGAACGTTGGGACGACCGAAGCATTAGTCCGGTCGGACAGAAACAAGCTACTGAGTCGAGTCACACAAGGAAGAGCAGCCGAGTCTGATCGAGCTTAGGAGTTCCTAGTTGAGTGGCTATCCTGCTTGACCGATTAGAGGGATCATTGATGTATCTCTTAATATTCTTCTGAGAGATAGTGCCGCTGACATAAGACATGGTCAATAGGTAGATCATACGACAGAAGCTTCTActatcttgtcagggatatgtATACCCTGTTAAAGTATGATGTCAAGAGATACTTTCTTGAcaagtcctttcataggacaaattGGAGAACATGCCCATGTCTCGAGGAGCGTGCACATCGCCCATTGGAGCACTATAACCGacggaggtacgcgttattcaATATTCAAGCCTTTGTTTACTGTTGCTCCGTTTCCTTCCAACtttccgatgactgacttgagcgtcagagggccaacgcCGAGGATCCCTTTCCCGGTCCGACACTGGCGTTTTTTGTATTGCAAATCATAGTGAATTCTATATTCAATCAATATAGCAGTCACATCCTAAACTAACAATCTCCATAATTTTCGGACAGGATAATCACATATGCTAAGGAATGCCATCAAAACAACTGTTCTTTTGCCAGATTTGATATCGCATAGCAAAAATTAGCTTGATACAAtttaaacagattattagcaACAAAGAAGAGCCAGATTATTAGCAACAAAGAAGAGCTTGCAGTGTTTTGCTTGGCTTTCTCTCCTTAGAAAGATTCAGGACAGCAAGCTAATTCCTCGATCTCTAATTGATCAAGCAACACGATCACGGTtctttaattcaatttatttcaTTGTTATATCCTCAACGGCCTTCTCCAAATTCCTCCACGAGCTTCCACCGGGTGTGGCAGCCTTTACTGCTCTCTCCTTCCACTCCAGCACCTTCCTCCTCATCTCCTTCCCCTTCTGCCCTCCCATCAACTCCTTGATCAACATCTCTACCTCCTCCCTCTTCACCTCCTCCCCAATCTCCATCCCGATGCCCCATTCCGAACAGATGTACTTGCAATTCGGATGTTGATCTCCGAAGAAAGGCCAACAGATCATGGGAACTCCTGCGCTTATGCTTTCCAACGTCGAATTCCATCCGCAGTGAGTCAAAAAACCACCGACGGCGGCATGGCAGAGCACCTTCTCCTGCTGGCACCAACTCGTGACGAAACTCCGGTTATTAGTCTCATCTTCAAAACCCGGCGGCAGAACCGCCCGGTCGCCCCCCATAATGTCGGGTCTCAGCACCCAAAGGAAGTGATAGCCGCTGCCCGCCATCCCCCAAGCAAACTCGTTAAGCTGCTCACTCGTTAACACGGCGAGGCTGCCGAAGTTGACATAAAGCACGGAGCCAGGCTCCTTCTCATCCAGCCACTCAATGCAGCTCGCATCCTCTCTCCACAGATTCGCTCCGTCATCAGCTGATGTAAGAAAATTAGGATCGTGGATGTGCTGGCAGAGCAAGGACACGGGGCCGATATCGTACACTGGCGGCAGCACCGACGACATGGCATTCAGGACGGGGCCGTCGAGGTCGTGGAAAGTGTTGAACAAGACTGCCGAGGCATGGAGCGACGCTTGTGCTTCATCCTTGGTGTGGTTTAGCAGAGCGTCGTTCGGGTTAGTAGTCTGCAAGGGTTTGGGCAAGTCTTTCAAACGCATCTTTGACATTCCCGGAATCCAATCTATTACAGCTTCCAGGAATCCATTTGTAAAATCTTCTTCGCCTATTCAAAAATCAGATCATGCAATTAATCCAACGATTcgaaaaactgaaataaaagagaATTAATTAAAGACGTGCTTACTTTTTAAAGGGATGATCCCTCTTTGCATCAGTTCCTTGAAGTAGAAGAAGCCCCAGAAACCGCAGGCACTCACCGAGCAGAAGAAAATATTGGGGATGGCCAGTTCGTGGGTGACAGCAAGGGTGAAGCTAGTGAAGGCGTCGGAGATCACGCAGGTGACACGCGGTCCGCCGGAGCTCGGGTCGTCGAGGGCGTTTATGAGGTCGCGCAGAGGAGCGGCAGAGTGGCGTTTGATGGAGAGGCAGAGCGCAACAAGGTCTTGGTTCTTGTCAGTGTCATCATCGGAGGGCGAGAGGCCGTCAGGGATGGAAGCGAAGCGGAAATCCGAAAGGCCGGCGAGGGAGGCGGGGCCGCGGCTGCGAAGGATGCGGCGGTGGTTGAAGTCGGTGTTGACGAAGGTGATGTGGAAGCCCATGAAGTGGAGGGCTTCGGCGAGGTTGAGCATGGCGTTGATGTGGCCTTGGGACGGGAAGGGGACGCAGACTGCATGGGGCTTGGCTTTTGCCATGGAGGAAGAGAAGTAGCTCGTCGATTTTTTTCCCCTCAACCACTGCAGATGGGATTGCTACTATTCCCAAGGAATTGACTTTAAATTGAAtcaaattcattttcttctctctttACTGTGCTTATTCACAATAAATCTGATCCTTATCTCTGAGAAGCATAAAACGAGATATCATGATGTTTGGCTCATAGCTTCCCATGATGGAAATACTAGAAAGCGTGCACTCTGTATCCGCCTCCATAATTGACCAAAACGATGTTTGTGGTCCAAAGAGTTACTTAGTTTGACATTAGACCGATCGAGTGTGCAGTTGTGTCTGCCATGAAAGTGATGAACATCAATTTCATCAAAATATCTTTAGCCGAATTCCACACTGGCCAAAGGCTGTGATTGTGTTCTGATACGGTGTGCGAGTGACTGCAAAAATAATATAGGATCAATGATCAATGTGACAGTTAAAATTAGGATAAATGTAGCTGAAACAGTCATTTTAATCGGGGTTCAGCTACCTAATGTTAAGGCATTCAATAAAAAGTCGGTGGATTTAATCATCAGTCGAATTTTCAGGTACAGTTCCCCTATTTCTATAATATAACTCATAGTAATAGTCGGTCGAATTTATGAGGCTCAACTCTCCACTTTCCAGCATCGAGTCTCTTAGCATATAACTAATCGGCCCAAAATATTAGTCGGATCTCTCTTAGTATATAACTGATCAACCCTCGAGTTGATCGGACATACGGGATGGACTCTGTTCCTCACTCTTCAAGGGCAAGGTCTCTCTCATACGACTAATCGACCCAAAATGCCGGCTGGACCTATGGGGCTAAGCTCCCACTTCTTATATGTCAATCTCTCATAATATAGTCGGTTGGCTACAAGGCCGGTCGGACTGTCTCTAGGAGAtaacattgtcagagaatcacAATAACCTATCAGAGAATCACAATTATTTGTCAGGAAATATTCTGTTACCATAACATATGCATGTAATGGAACCTTCCTCTGGGGGTGGTTGTACATCTTCCATTACCTGACGTCACTTGACATATTCTCAGCCGCCTCATTATTGCGGAAGTTATGAAAGACGGTTCATATACATGTAATGGAGCCTTCCTCAAAGGGTGACCGTACATCTTACATTACTCAACATATTTTGATACCAGACATTCTCTGACACCTTATCATCACATAGGTTCTAAGGGTTAGTGTAAAATGGGGGGcatctccgttggccaggtaactTTAACTAGAACCTTTTACATGCACGCACACATCTATGCTATTATTCATCTTCCTTGAGCGTCGGAGTCTCTGCGCTAGGAACCCCCTTTCTGATTCTCGCTCTAACGTTTCCCTTTGCTCCTTCTAGTGTGTGTAGAAAGGAGCAATCAAAGTCATTTTCTTCCACTCAAAGTCTTCACATGGTCAACATCAAAGTCATCTATCCAGCATGCCATCTGTCtgatttcagacatgatcaaatttggcgctgtctgtgggaatcACGCCTGAATATGAAATACGGAGATGGAAGAAACTAAACAATTTACCACAGTTATCTTGTCACAATAAGATTTGGAGTTATTGATAGCAGCTCGAGCGTAGAAGTTagtacaacaacaataataacaagcaaccaccggaggtcctttacTAAATGACCGACTAACAGGCCCTCACACTGAGTGAGGGACTCAAGTGGAAGGCCTGATGGGGTTCCAGCCAGTTCATCCTCCACCAATAGTTGGCTTCATGCAAGCACCTGCACAACCAATCAACCTTCTGCCTGTGCCTCCATCCCCGGTCGCGTACCACCAGGTATTATTCTGCACGCCTTTTGAGGATATAGGTCGAGTGAAGAGGCCCCAAGAATCCTCTTCTAGAGATGTCGCTGTTCGGGATCCACATAAGGGAAAAGCTCAGGTCCTTAGTGGCTCTCCCGAACAAATCAACATGTCATTCTCTCAAGAAATACTAGAGGACGAGCTGCGGAACCACTTCTGACCCTTGACGATCGGATAATATGGAGGGGCAACTAATCCAGAGGACCACCtcttcaaatttaaaaatgcagcTATTCTTTACCAGTATACAGATAGCATAAAGTGCCAGGTGTTTCTTACAACTCTCTCTGGCTCAGTGCATAGATGGTTTAATCAACTCCCAATTGAATTCATTTGCTACCTCAAGGATTTTTATAAGATATTCCTTCACTACTTCGCTAGCAGTTGATACTACCACAAGACTGTTGATCCTAGTGCGACCATCAAGATggagggggggagggtgaattgcttgcaaGTTAGAATTTAAAGCTTTTATTACTTGTTAGTTTAGCAATGAACACATGTTAGTTAAACAactaataaaagcataaaagaaagtaagGGACACaaggaatttacttggtttgtaacttGGATGGTTACTAATTTAAGGAAGAATTGAGCTTGCTAAAAGTATTCTTTCTTGGAAGCGGAGAAACCCCTTATAGCGTTGAAAGCATGAACACTTAAAAATGAAGATTACATAAGTTAAAGCAAGTGTGTTAGAAGAATGAAGAGGACCATGACTCTATTTATAGTATGTTGGATCGTAGAGTTCGCTAGAGGTGGGGAAGGGTTGAATAGCGACCTTTAAGAATTCGAGTACACAGCAGAAATAAGGAAAGTAAGGgcaatgctaacacaaccaattttacttggttcggagccttcgtcgactcctactccaaggcccgcactcgtcgagtgctttcgttgggcaatcactaataattcgtaaaaatgattacaaaataagtacaggaattattaaactaataccgacaacaagaaaaaggaaatgagtcgcaggttgtcggagaagtctctcagcgtcgcaggagcagagTAGAATAAGTTGTTATTTTTTTGCTCCAGGTGgtgacctccttatataggaagctccgggcgcctggactatgACGTAGGCCCAGCCAACCAGCGCGCTCCACGTTTACGTCGAGATAGAATTTTGcattccgggtgctcggaccaccattttccaacAAATCATTTTCCTACAAGAAATGTTAGTTCATGGCAAatacaaattatactaccctgcaaaataaagtgttagcacaattatagttaattagagtagtaattagattctgtctcctcgagaccagaatttaGTCAAGATgtcaacttagattttcgaaatagatctaagttggatcgacacctactgttccctcgaacggggaacacgtcctcaccaagtcactcccttctagtgacttacgttaacttacctgccagacatccggtcagcccgttgacctgtttggacttcgtgccagctatccggtcggcccgtcgacctagttgggcttcgtgcc includes these proteins:
- the LOC122019636 gene encoding 7-deoxyloganetin glucosyltransferase-like; the protein is MAKAKPHAVCVPFPSQGHINAMLNLAEALHFMGFHITFVNTDFNHRRILRSRGPASLAGLSDFRFASIPDGLSPSDDDTDKNQDLVALCLSIKRHSAAPLRDLINALDDPSSGGPRVTCVISDAFTSFTLAVTHELAIPNIFFCSVSACGFWGFFYFKELMQRGIIPLKSEEDFTNGFLEAVIDWIPGMSKMRLKDLPKPLQTTNPNDALLNHTKDEAQASLHASAVLFNTFHDLDGPVLNAMSSVLPPVYDIGPVSLLCQHIHDPNFLTSADDGANLWREDASCIEWLDEKEPGSVLYVNFGSLAVLTSEQLNEFAWGMAGSGYHFLWVLRPDIMGGDRAVLPPGFEDETNNRSFVTSWCQQEKVLCHAAVGGFLTHCGWNSTLESISAGVPMICWPFFGDQHPNCKYICSEWGIGMEIGEEVKREEVEMLIKELMGGQKGKEMRRKVLEWKERAVKAATPGGSSWRNLEKAVEDITMK